In Deltaproteobacteria bacterium, a single window of DNA contains:
- a CDS encoding methyltransferase: MQVLQMATSKMLSQPLYVAAKLGIADLLVDGPLSVESLAQKTKTHADSLYRVLRALASVGVFEENEGRTFRLTPKAETLCDRPGSTRGMVLWFGDPAHHRAWENLLYSVYTGKPGFDKAHGKPVFQYFMENRELSEIFNQAMTGNARNIHAAVLEAYDFAPIKVLYDIGGGHGHLMAQVLAKTPGLKGGVFDLPHVVEGARKDLASAGLDARCECFGGDFFAGVPGGADAHIMSFILHDWSDDECVKLLGHCAKALPVGGRLLVMENVVAPGNAPSFGKLIDLEMLVMTTGRERSQAEFAQLFARAGFALERVVPTKSPVSLLEARRV, encoded by the coding sequence ATGCAGGTGCTGCAGATGGCCACGAGCAAGATGCTGTCGCAGCCGCTCTACGTGGCCGCCAAGCTCGGCATCGCCGACCTGCTGGTCGATGGCCCGCTCAGCGTCGAGTCTCTGGCCCAGAAGACGAAGACGCACGCCGATTCCCTCTATCGCGTGCTGCGCGCGCTCGCGAGCGTGGGCGTCTTCGAAGAGAACGAGGGGCGCACCTTCCGGCTCACGCCGAAGGCCGAGACGCTCTGCGACCGGCCGGGCTCCACGCGCGGCATGGTGCTCTGGTTCGGCGATCCCGCCCATCATCGCGCCTGGGAGAACCTGCTCTACAGCGTGTATACGGGCAAGCCGGGCTTCGACAAGGCGCACGGCAAGCCGGTCTTCCAGTACTTCATGGAGAACCGCGAGCTGTCGGAGATCTTCAACCAGGCCATGACGGGCAACGCGCGCAACATCCACGCCGCCGTGCTCGAGGCCTACGACTTCGCGCCGATCAAGGTGCTCTACGACATCGGCGGCGGGCACGGGCACCTGATGGCGCAGGTGCTGGCCAAGACCCCGGGCCTGAAGGGCGGCGTCTTCGATCTACCCCACGTCGTCGAGGGAGCCCGCAAGGACCTGGCGAGCGCTGGCCTCGACGCGCGCTGCGAGTGCTTCGGCGGCGACTTCTTCGCCGGCGTCCCGGGCGGCGCCGACGCGCACATCATGTCCTTCATCCTGCACGACTGGAGCGACGACGAGTGCGTGAAGCTCCTCGGCCACTGCGCCAAGGCGCTGCCGGTCGGGGGACGGTTGCTGGTGATGGAGAACGTGGTGGCGCCGGGCAACGCGCCCTCTTTCGGCAAGCTCATCGACCTGGAGATGCTGGTCATGACGACCGGCCGCGAGCGCTCTCAGGCCGAGTTCGCGCAGCTCTTCGCGCGGGCGGGCTTTGCGCTGGAGCGCGTGGTGCCGACCAAGTCGCCGGTCTCGCTCCTCGAAGCGCGGCGCGTCTAG
- a CDS encoding aldehyde dehydrogenase family protein produces MRVHLVRFTVLVLVALFAPALRAKAPERGPSKWEDPALRKLFPTSRSLPKAYRVRPEDNAARYLIGGQVLTVSPEKQRPVFSPIGVRKAGGKFEPLLLGYEPTLGPKDAKAAVRAAQQAWRGGRGAWPRASMEERITAVERFATYLEVNTDRIATLLMLEIGKPYEAARTEVKRTVEYVRRTLVEARALEEEGRRVYSDGQGGGQRFGRTALKPVGTVLAVAPFNYPINEGLTAIIPALLMGNVVIAKTPRFGVLANQALLEGFAAAFPKGVVSVLPGDGRVLLPEIMKAKTRQGRPAIDVLSFIGGERGARAVVKSHPEPELWLQKILGLGAKNAGVVLRGAKPAAIVDQLLEGALGFNGQRCTAEKILFVPRSLAAELKPLLKERMAAYEPAMPWRKGAKITPLVEPGKAGAMQAYVDDALGKGAELLSGGSSYQSVMRPALLWGVTDQMTIAKEEQFGPVVPVVIYDDLREVYRWHRNTPFGQQVSVFGPEKDVARVAERLEVSVARVNQNHTSQRSPDSFPFTGTRFSGLGTLSLRDALVSFSRPVVKSARTAGELSGGGGPD; encoded by the coding sequence ATGCGCGTTCATCTCGTGCGGTTCACCGTCCTCGTGCTGGTCGCCCTCTTTGCGCCCGCCCTCCGGGCGAAGGCCCCCGAGCGGGGTCCGTCGAAGTGGGAAGACCCCGCCTTGCGGAAGCTCTTCCCGACGTCGCGGAGTCTCCCGAAGGCGTATCGCGTGCGGCCGGAGGACAACGCCGCCCGCTATCTGATCGGCGGCCAGGTTCTGACGGTCTCGCCGGAGAAGCAGCGCCCGGTCTTCTCGCCCATCGGCGTCCGCAAGGCCGGCGGGAAGTTCGAGCCCCTGCTCCTCGGCTACGAGCCGACGCTCGGGCCGAAGGACGCCAAGGCGGCGGTTCGCGCGGCCCAGCAGGCCTGGCGGGGTGGCCGGGGCGCCTGGCCGCGGGCCAGCATGGAGGAGCGCATCACCGCGGTGGAGAGGTTTGCGACCTACCTCGAGGTGAACACGGACCGCATCGCCACTCTGCTGATGCTCGAGATCGGCAAGCCGTATGAAGCCGCGCGAACGGAGGTGAAGCGCACCGTCGAGTACGTCCGGCGCACGCTGGTGGAGGCCCGCGCGCTGGAGGAGGAGGGCCGGCGGGTCTACTCGGACGGGCAGGGCGGGGGGCAGCGCTTCGGGCGCACGGCCCTGAAGCCGGTGGGTACGGTGCTCGCCGTCGCGCCCTTCAACTACCCGATCAACGAGGGCCTCACGGCGATCATCCCGGCCCTGCTCATGGGGAACGTGGTGATCGCCAAGACGCCGCGCTTCGGCGTCCTCGCCAACCAGGCGCTCCTGGAGGGCTTTGCGGCGGCCTTCCCGAAGGGCGTGGTGAGCGTGCTTCCGGGTGACGGGCGTGTGCTGCTGCCCGAGATCATGAAAGCCAAGACGCGGCAGGGCCGACCGGCGATCGACGTGCTCTCGTTCATCGGCGGAGAGAGGGGCGCTCGCGCGGTGGTCAAGTCGCACCCCGAGCCGGAGCTCTGGCTCCAGAAGATCCTGGGCCTCGGGGCGAAGAACGCCGGGGTGGTGCTGCGCGGGGCCAAGCCCGCGGCCATCGTCGACCAGCTCCTCGAGGGCGCGCTCGGTTTCAACGGGCAGCGCTGCACCGCGGAGAAGATCCTCTTCGTGCCGCGGTCTCTCGCGGCCGAGCTCAAGCCGCTGCTCAAGGAGCGCATGGCCGCCTACGAACCGGCGATGCCCTGGCGGAAGGGCGCCAAGATCACGCCGCTCGTCGAGCCCGGGAAGGCGGGCGCGATGCAGGCCTACGTGGACGACGCGCTCGGCAAGGGGGCGGAGCTCCTCTCCGGCGGGAGCTCGTACCAGTCGGTCATGCGTCCCGCGCTCCTCTGGGGCGTCACGGACCAGATGACGATCGCCAAGGAGGAGCAGTTCGGTCCGGTGGTGCCGGTCGTGATCTACGACGACCTCAGGGAGGTCTACCGCTGGCACCGCAACACGCCCTTTGGGCAGCAGGTCAGCGTCTTCGGGCCGGAGAAGGACGTGGCGCGCGTCGCCGAGCGGCTCGAGGTGAGCGTGGCCCGCGTGAACCAGAATCACACGAGCCAGCGCAGCCCGGACTCCTTCCCCTTCACGGGCACGCGCTTCTCGGGGCTCGGGACGCTCTCCCTGCGGGACGCGCTCGTCTCCTTCTCGCGGCCGGTGGTGAAGTCGGCCCGCACGGCCGGCGAGCTGTCTGGAGGGGGCGGACCCGACTAG